From a region of the Rhipicephalus microplus isolate Deutch F79 chromosome X, USDA_Rmic, whole genome shotgun sequence genome:
- the LOC119177256 gene encoding peptide methionine sulfoxide reductase has protein sequence MFWGFHDPTACHKRQYMSAIFYHDKEQKAAAEESLKREQKKMGKPLATKILAAGTFYDAEDYHQKYLLRRNTALCESLKKAGLKNFKESHVAARLNGYCCGGGSLANFEAEREKLGLTDVQAVLVRQCMRS, from the exons ATGTTTTGGGGATTTCATGACCCAACTGCCTGCCACAAGCGACAGTATATGTCTGCAATTTTTTACCATGACAAGGAACAGAAAGCTGCTGCTGAGGAGAGCTTGAAGCGAGAGCAGAAGAAAATGGGCAAGCCACTTGCTACAAAGATCTTGGCTGCTGGAACATTTTATGATGCTGAAGA TTACCACCAGAAGTACCTGCTTCGACGTAATACTGCTCTTTGTGAAAGCCTGAAGAAGGCAGGTCTGAAGAATTTCAAGGAGAGTCATGTTGCGGCCCGGTTGAATGGCTACTGCTGTGGTGGTGGCAGCCTAGCTAATTTTGAAGCAGAGCGGGAAAAGCTAGGACTCACCGACGTGCAGGCTGTACTGGTTCGACAGTGCATGAGGTCATAG